A DNA window from Rhodococcus sp. Z13 contains the following coding sequences:
- a CDS encoding ABC transporter permease yields the protein MNTLETVASDGLTIAKRNMIKIKRVPDLIVFTTLSPIMFVLLFAYVFGSAIDVPGMSYREFLIAGIFTQTVIFGSTWTGLGMVEDLQKGIIDRFRSLPMAPSAVLIGRTTTDVLINVVSLVVMSLTGLVVGWRINSSPLEALAGYLLLLLFAYALSWVMAVIGMWIRTPEVFNNASFMVIFPLSFIANTFVDPSSMPTLLRVIAEWNPMSALTQAVRELFGNTNPMVPPPDVWPLQHPILASLMWTALMLIVFVPFAIRRYQKAVSR from the coding sequence GTGAACACTCTCGAAACGGTCGCGTCCGACGGCCTGACCATCGCCAAGCGCAACATGATCAAGATCAAGCGGGTGCCGGACCTCATCGTCTTCACCACGCTGTCGCCGATCATGTTCGTGCTGCTGTTCGCCTACGTGTTCGGCAGCGCCATCGACGTTCCCGGGATGTCCTATCGGGAATTCCTCATCGCGGGCATCTTCACCCAGACCGTGATCTTCGGTTCCACGTGGACGGGTCTGGGCATGGTGGAGGATCTGCAGAAGGGCATCATCGACCGGTTCCGATCGCTGCCCATGGCCCCGTCGGCGGTGCTCATCGGCCGAACCACCACCGACGTGCTCATCAACGTGGTGAGTCTGGTCGTCATGTCCTTGACGGGTCTGGTGGTGGGGTGGCGGATCAACTCCTCACCACTGGAGGCGCTCGCCGGCTATCTGCTCCTGCTGCTGTTCGCCTACGCGCTGTCGTGGGTGATGGCCGTGATCGGCATGTGGATCCGCACACCGGAGGTGTTCAACAACGCCAGTTTCATGGTGATCTTCCCGCTGTCGTTCATCGCGAACACGTTCGTCGACCCGTCGTCGATGCCCACCCTGCTGCGGGTGATCGCCGAGTGGAATCCCATGTCGGCGTTGACCCAGGCGGTGCGCGAGCTGTTCGGCAACACGAACCCGATGGTGCCGCCGCCGGACGTGTGGCCGTTGCAGCACCCGATCCTGGCGTCGCTGATGTGGACCGCCCTGATGCTGATCGTGTTCGTGCCGTTCGCGATCCGTCGTTACCAGAAGGCCGTCAGCCGCTGA
- a CDS encoding DUF2252 domain-containing protein produces MTDTSPRVVHPTREQRIQNGRLARRITPVASLADLAESDRDPVALLEKQAGTRVPQLVPVRYGRMATASFAFLRGAALVMADDLSRTPNSGLHTQLCGDAHASNFGFFATPERRTAFDVNDFDETYPGPFEWDVKRLVASLEVAGRDNGFTAKERRKITRACAAEYRETMRRQAELGNLAVWYSHVQPSAGNLGQLGPVDTVMEKRTRKVLEKAARRDHLHALGKLTIVVDGQRRIISAPPLLVPVEEVFADLDADGVYDELHRRLRSYRATLQWDRRILLEQFELVQAARKVVGVGSVGTRAWIMLLRGADDDDPLFLQAKEAQRSVLSYYVDGPTYANEGERVVDGQRLMQSASDIFLGWQQGPGVDGVVRDFYMRQLHDGKGSVDIEEMVPKGMKLYGRLCARVLAFAHARGGDRVALATYLGDDEEFDEALAAFARAYADRTEQDLQALRTAIEQGRVKAKTGL; encoded by the coding sequence GTGACGGATACGAGCCCACGAGTCGTACATCCCACGCGTGAGCAGCGGATCCAGAACGGCCGGCTGGCGCGGCGCATCACGCCCGTCGCGTCGCTGGCCGACCTCGCTGAGTCCGACCGCGATCCGGTTGCCCTGCTCGAGAAACAGGCCGGGACCCGAGTCCCGCAACTCGTCCCCGTCCGGTACGGACGCATGGCGACGGCGTCGTTCGCCTTCCTGCGCGGCGCGGCCCTGGTGATGGCCGACGACCTGTCCCGCACACCGAACAGCGGGCTGCACACCCAGCTCTGCGGCGACGCGCATGCGAGCAACTTCGGTTTCTTCGCCACCCCCGAGCGCCGGACGGCGTTCGACGTCAACGACTTCGACGAGACCTATCCGGGTCCGTTCGAATGGGACGTCAAACGTCTCGTCGCGAGCCTCGAAGTGGCCGGACGCGACAACGGGTTCACCGCGAAGGAGCGCCGGAAGATCACCAGGGCGTGCGCGGCGGAGTACCGCGAGACCATGCGCAGGCAGGCCGAACTGGGCAACCTCGCGGTCTGGTACTCGCACGTCCAGCCGTCTGCCGGGAATCTCGGGCAACTCGGGCCGGTCGACACGGTCATGGAGAAGCGCACCCGGAAGGTCCTCGAGAAGGCTGCGCGACGCGACCACCTGCACGCCCTCGGCAAACTGACCATCGTCGTGGACGGGCAGCGCCGGATCATCAGCGCACCTCCGCTGCTGGTGCCGGTGGAGGAGGTGTTCGCCGACCTCGACGCCGACGGGGTCTACGACGAACTGCACCGCCGCCTGCGCTCCTATCGCGCCACGCTGCAATGGGATCGCCGGATCCTGCTCGAACAGTTCGAACTCGTGCAGGCGGCCCGCAAGGTCGTCGGGGTCGGCAGCGTGGGCACACGGGCCTGGATCATGCTCCTGCGCGGCGCGGACGACGACGATCCGCTCTTCCTGCAGGCGAAGGAGGCCCAGCGGTCGGTGCTCTCGTACTACGTCGACGGCCCCACCTACGCGAACGAGGGCGAACGCGTCGTGGACGGTCAGCGGCTCATGCAGTCCGCGAGCGACATCTTCCTCGGCTGGCAGCAGGGTCCAGGCGTTGACGGGGTGGTCCGGGACTTCTACATGCGTCAACTGCACGACGGCAAGGGATCGGTGGACATCGAGGAGATGGTGCCCAAGGGCATGAAGCTCTACGGCCGGTTGTGTGCCCGGGTCCTGGCCTTCGCCCACGCCCGGGGCGGCGACCGCGTGGCCCTCGCGACCTATCTCGGCGACGACGAGGAGTTCGACGAGGCCCTCGCGGCCTTCGCACGCGCCTACGCCGACCGGACCGAGCAGGACCTGCAGGCACTGCGCACCGCGATCGAACAGGGGCGCGTGAAGGCGAAAACCGGTCTGTAG
- a CDS encoding ATP-binding cassette domain-containing protein: MPDAIVAEGLVKTYGQIKALDGIDLRVPEGTVTALLGPNGAGKTTTVRVLTTLLVPDAGRARVAGCDVVTQARELRSRIGASGQYAAVDEYLTGFENLEMVGRLYHLGARRSRERARELLAQFDLEAAGDRPVKGYSGGMRRRLDLAGAIVAEPPVLFLDEPTTGLDPRARLGLWEVIETLVERGTTLLLTTQYMEEAERLADNIAVIDRGTVIARGTADELKGLVGGERIELQVPDPHQRSRALEELSLVASGEIQVDSGSGRITVPVSEDVSGSGSARLVAALETLSRAGVRVGEVALRKPTLDDVFLTLTGRAADEDEERTEEVVS, translated from the coding sequence ATGCCCGACGCAATAGTTGCCGAAGGACTGGTCAAGACCTACGGGCAGATCAAGGCCCTCGACGGAATCGATCTCCGCGTGCCGGAGGGCACGGTCACCGCGCTGCTCGGTCCCAACGGGGCAGGCAAGACCACCACGGTGCGTGTCCTCACGACACTGCTCGTCCCCGACGCCGGCCGTGCCCGGGTCGCGGGGTGCGACGTCGTCACCCAGGCCCGCGAGCTCCGGTCACGGATCGGGGCGTCGGGCCAGTACGCCGCCGTCGACGAATATCTCACCGGCTTCGAGAATCTCGAGATGGTGGGCAGGCTCTACCATCTCGGCGCGCGGAGGAGCCGCGAACGGGCGCGGGAACTGCTCGCCCAGTTCGACCTCGAAGCGGCCGGCGACCGCCCGGTCAAGGGCTATTCGGGCGGTATGCGCCGCCGGCTCGACCTCGCCGGGGCGATCGTCGCCGAACCTCCGGTGCTGTTCCTCGACGAACCCACCACGGGCCTCGATCCGCGAGCGCGGCTGGGGTTGTGGGAGGTCATCGAGACACTGGTCGAACGCGGCACGACCCTGCTGCTGACCACGCAGTACATGGAGGAGGCCGAGCGCCTCGCCGACAACATCGCCGTCATCGACCGCGGCACCGTCATCGCCCGCGGCACCGCCGACGAACTGAAGGGTCTCGTCGGCGGCGAACGTATCGAACTGCAGGTCCCCGACCCGCACCAGCGCTCCCGCGCGCTCGAGGAGCTCTCGCTCGTGGCGTCCGGCGAGATCCAGGTCGACTCCGGCAGCGGCCGCATCACCGTGCCGGTCAGCGAGGACGTATCCGGTTCCGGTTCCGCCCGCCTGGTCGCGGCGCTGGAGACGCTGTCCCGCGCCGGTGTCCGGGTCGGCGAGGTGGCGTTGCGCAAACCCACCCTGGACGACGTGTTCCTCACGCTCACGGGCCGTGCGGCCGACGAGGACGAGGAGAGAACCGAGGAGGTCGTGTCGTGA
- a CDS encoding alpha/beta hydrolase family protein, whose translation MRNVRRWMCAAAVPVVVLAGGVGLTGTAAALPDTGSVILPAGTDEAVTFESGGTVFHGSLRTPDVPATGAALLLPGSGPTDRNGNQTGVAADTLLRTADALAARGVASLRFDKIGAGATGLGTYTPETIGDYGFTEQVDHAAAAAELLAVRTGVGTADILVLGHSEGALTTLALADRGIGGGFALLQPLPMRYLDLLTVQFTALADSGQLGPDADAVRADLPRAVESLRTSGTVPTDLHPVLAQLGLNAANAKFLSEADRLDPPELAQRLAVDTQVLLTCSDKDTQVSCDQVEPLRAALAHTDLRFEHFRTANHALEELGPLPSSPVDTVALFPVSAEFAAAIDGWAAARG comes from the coding sequence ATGCGAAACGTGCGTCGGTGGATGTGTGCTGCAGCGGTACCGGTGGTCGTCCTGGCCGGAGGCGTGGGCCTCACCGGTACCGCCGCAGCACTGCCCGACACCGGGTCGGTGATCCTGCCCGCGGGCACCGACGAGGCCGTGACCTTCGAATCCGGCGGCACGGTCTTCCACGGCAGCCTGCGCACCCCCGATGTTCCCGCGACCGGTGCGGCGCTTCTGCTGCCGGGCAGCGGCCCCACCGACCGCAACGGCAACCAGACCGGCGTCGCCGCCGACACCCTGCTGCGCACCGCGGACGCACTCGCCGCCCGCGGCGTCGCGAGCCTGCGCTTCGACAAGATCGGCGCCGGCGCGACCGGTCTCGGTACGTACACTCCCGAGACCATCGGCGACTACGGCTTCACCGAACAGGTGGACCACGCCGCGGCCGCTGCCGAACTGCTCGCCGTACGCACCGGTGTCGGTACAGCCGACATCCTCGTGCTCGGCCACAGCGAGGGCGCACTGACCACCCTCGCCCTCGCCGACCGCGGCATCGGTGGCGGTTTCGCGCTGCTGCAGCCGCTGCCCATGCGCTATCTCGACCTGCTCACCGTCCAGTTCACCGCGCTCGCCGACTCCGGGCAGCTCGGACCGGACGCCGACGCGGTCCGCGCCGACCTGCCCCGCGCGGTGGAGTCGCTGCGCACCTCGGGCACCGTCCCCACCGACCTGCATCCCGTTCTCGCCCAGCTCGGCCTGAACGCGGCCAACGCGAAGTTCCTGTCCGAGGCCGACCGTCTCGATCCGCCGGAACTCGCGCAACGCCTGGCGGTGGATACGCAGGTGCTGCTCACCTGCTCCGACAAGGACACCCAGGTGTCCTGCGACCAGGTCGAGCCGCTGCGCGCCGCACTCGCGCACACCGACCTGCGGTTCGAGCACTTCCGCACCGCGAACCACGCACTCGAGGAACTCGGCCCGCTGCCGTCGAGCCCGGTCGACACGGTCGCGCTGTTCCCGGTCTCGGCCGAGTTCGCCGCCGCGATCGACGGGTGGGCAGCCGCCCGCGGCTGA
- a CDS encoding lipid-transfer protein, translating to MSGLSGRAAIVGIGATDFSKDSGRSELRLAAEAVRDALDDAGLTPADVDGLVSFTMDTNTEVAVARSVGIPEMTFFSRIHYGGGAACATVQQAAMAVATGVADVVVAYRAFNERSGARYGQVNTALAQQVNSSGTDNAFSYPHGLSTPASFVAMVAQRYMHLSGATSADFGAVAVADRAHAATNPKAFFHGRPITLEDHQNSRWIAEPLHLLDCCQESDGGVALVITSVERAKDLKQTPAVISAAAQGSGPDQYIMTSYYRDELAGLPEMGIVGRQLWQQSGIGPEDVATAVLYDHFTPYVLMQLEELGFCGRGEAKDFVAEGIELGGRLPINTHGGQLGEAYIHGMNGIAEGVRQIRGSAVNQVDDVEHVLVTAGTGVPTSGLVLSRS from the coding sequence ATGAGCGGACTGTCGGGCAGGGCCGCCATCGTCGGCATCGGTGCCACCGACTTCTCGAAGGATTCCGGCCGCAGTGAACTGCGCCTGGCCGCCGAGGCGGTACGGGACGCACTCGACGACGCCGGGCTGACCCCCGCCGACGTCGACGGCCTGGTCTCCTTCACGATGGACACCAACACCGAGGTTGCGGTGGCCCGCTCCGTCGGCATCCCGGAGATGACCTTCTTCTCGCGCATCCACTACGGCGGCGGCGCGGCCTGCGCGACCGTCCAGCAGGCGGCCATGGCCGTCGCGACCGGTGTGGCCGACGTGGTGGTCGCCTACCGCGCCTTCAACGAACGCTCCGGTGCCCGCTACGGGCAGGTCAACACCGCGCTGGCCCAGCAGGTGAACTCGTCGGGCACCGACAACGCCTTCTCGTATCCGCACGGGCTGAGCACCCCGGCCTCGTTCGTCGCGATGGTCGCGCAGCGCTACATGCACCTGTCGGGGGCCACGAGCGCCGACTTCGGTGCGGTCGCCGTCGCCGACCGGGCGCACGCCGCCACCAACCCGAAGGCCTTCTTCCACGGCAGGCCGATCACCCTCGAGGACCACCAGAACTCGCGCTGGATCGCCGAACCGCTGCATCTGCTGGACTGCTGCCAGGAATCGGACGGCGGGGTCGCGCTGGTGATCACCAGTGTCGAGCGCGCGAAGGACCTGAAGCAGACCCCTGCGGTGATCAGCGCGGCGGCGCAGGGCAGTGGGCCGGATCAGTACATCATGACCAGCTACTACCGCGACGAACTCGCGGGACTGCCCGAGATGGGCATCGTCGGTCGGCAGTTGTGGCAGCAGTCCGGGATCGGCCCCGAGGACGTCGCCACGGCGGTGCTCTACGACCATTTCACCCCCTACGTCCTCATGCAGCTCGAGGAACTCGGCTTCTGCGGGCGCGGGGAGGCCAAGGACTTCGTCGCCGAGGGCATCGAACTGGGTGGGCGGCTGCCGATCAACACACACGGTGGTCAGCTCGGTGAGGCCTACATCCACGGCATGAACGGCATCGCCGAGGGCGTCCGGCAGATCCGGGGCAGTGCGGTCAACCAGGTCGACGACGTCGAGCACGTCCTCGTCACCGCAGGCACCGGCGTGCCCACCTCCGGACTGGTGTTGTCGCGCTCCTGA
- a CDS encoding cholesterol oxidase substrate-binding domain-containing protein, which translates to MTLRDSSPRLSRRGFIAAGAGALALTALGGWTPVHAVPSGSAASTLPTPPAFPEGIDLYQQAYQNWSKEIMLDAIWTCAPRTPDDVVRLVNWAHEHGYTIRPRGAMHGWTPLTIVNGAPVDRVILADTMVHLNHVHVNPNGSPATVSAGAGATLDAITTALHQHGLGIANLPAPGVLSIAGALAVNAHGAALPADGEARMPGHTFGSLSNLVTELTAVVWDGNAYTLRTFDRADPDITPLLTHLGRTFITSVTLQAGPDFRLRCQSFTDITWQELFSPAGAPGRTFESFIGSAGRAEAIWYPFTDKPWMKVWSLAPEKPPTAREVHGPYNYPFSDNVPEPITDLLGALTAGNTAIAPAFGQTYYGVTVAGLAATGSSDIWGWSKDLQFYIKATTLRLTEGGGAVLTNRANIANVIHDFAHWFHERIEHYRSLGQFPLNGPVEIRCCGLDQPDEVLVPSAGSPTIAATRPRPDHPEWDTAIWLNVLGVPGTPGMFAFYREMEQWMRQRYNGSDSTFRPEWSKGWAFGPDLPYTDEQILYQGLPDTYREGVPAGENWDSALATYNRFDPHRVFSNSFMDRFLP; encoded by the coding sequence ATGACACTTCGTGATTCGTCGCCGCGACTGTCGCGGCGCGGCTTCATCGCGGCCGGCGCCGGAGCACTCGCGCTCACCGCTCTCGGCGGCTGGACCCCCGTCCACGCCGTCCCGTCCGGATCCGCGGCCTCCACCCTGCCCACCCCGCCGGCCTTCCCCGAGGGGATCGACCTCTACCAGCAGGCGTACCAGAACTGGTCGAAGGAGATCATGCTGGACGCGATCTGGACGTGTGCGCCACGCACTCCCGACGACGTGGTCCGGCTGGTGAACTGGGCCCACGAGCACGGCTACACCATCCGCCCGCGCGGGGCGATGCACGGCTGGACGCCCTTGACGATCGTCAACGGTGCCCCGGTCGACCGGGTGATCCTCGCCGACACGATGGTGCATCTGAACCACGTGCACGTGAACCCGAACGGCTCCCCCGCGACGGTGAGCGCCGGGGCCGGCGCGACCCTCGACGCGATCACCACCGCCCTGCACCAGCACGGCCTCGGCATCGCCAACCTCCCCGCCCCGGGTGTGCTGTCCATCGCCGGCGCACTGGCGGTCAATGCGCACGGTGCGGCCCTGCCGGCCGACGGCGAGGCACGGATGCCGGGCCACACCTTCGGTTCGCTGAGCAATCTCGTCACCGAACTCACCGCGGTCGTGTGGGACGGCAACGCCTACACGCTGCGCACCTTCGATCGAGCCGATCCGGACATCACCCCGCTCCTGACGCATCTCGGACGCACCTTCATCACGTCCGTCACCCTGCAGGCCGGGCCCGACTTCCGGCTGCGCTGCCAGAGTTTCACCGACATCACCTGGCAGGAACTGTTCTCCCCCGCCGGGGCACCGGGCCGCACCTTCGAGTCGTTCATCGGCTCGGCCGGTCGCGCCGAGGCGATCTGGTACCCGTTCACGGACAAGCCGTGGATGAAGGTCTGGTCGCTCGCACCGGAGAAGCCGCCGACCGCCCGCGAGGTCCACGGACCGTACAACTACCCGTTCTCCGACAACGTGCCCGAACCGATCACCGACCTGCTCGGCGCGCTGACCGCCGGGAACACCGCCATCGCACCGGCTTTCGGCCAGACCTACTACGGGGTGACGGTCGCGGGCCTGGCGGCGACGGGATCGTCGGACATCTGGGGCTGGTCGAAGGACCTGCAGTTCTACATCAAGGCGACGACGCTGCGCCTGACCGAGGGCGGTGGTGCGGTGCTCACCAACCGCGCCAACATCGCGAATGTCATCCACGACTTCGCGCACTGGTTCCACGAGCGCATCGAGCACTACCGCAGCCTCGGACAGTTCCCGCTCAACGGCCCGGTCGAGATCCGTTGCTGCGGACTGGATCAGCCCGACGAGGTGCTGGTCCCGTCGGCGGGATCCCCGACCATCGCCGCGACCCGCCCGCGCCCCGACCATCCGGAGTGGGACACCGCCATCTGGCTCAACGTGCTCGGTGTGCCGGGCACCCCGGGCATGTTCGCGTTCTACCGCGAGATGGAACAGTGGATGCGGCAGCGGTACAACGGCAGCGACTCGACCTTCCGGCCCGAGTGGTCGAAGGGCTGGGCGTTCGGCCCCGACCTGCCCTACACCGACGAGCAGATCCTCTACCAGGGTCTGCCCGACACCTACCGGGAAGGCGTTCCCGCCGGGGAGAACTGGGATTCCGCTCTCGCGACGTACAACCGGTTCGACCCGCACCGGGTGTTCAGCAACAGTTTCATGGACCGCTTCCTCCCCTGA
- a CDS encoding MaoC family dehydratase, with translation MSTPTVAAGDTLPPLTIHADPTFVVSTALATRDFQDVHHDRDKAQQRGSKDIFVNILTDTGLVQRYVTDWAGPRAVVRSISLRLGVPWYAYDTLTLTGTVSSVEDGLVTVDVTGTNSLGKHITAVATFVIGGAA, from the coding sequence GTGAGCACACCCACCGTCGCCGCGGGCGACACGCTGCCACCGCTGACGATCCACGCCGATCCCACCTTCGTCGTCTCGACGGCGTTGGCCACCAGGGACTTCCAGGACGTCCACCACGACCGCGACAAGGCGCAGCAACGCGGTTCGAAGGACATCTTCGTCAACATCCTCACCGACACCGGTCTCGTGCAGCGTTACGTCACCGACTGGGCCGGTCCCCGAGCGGTCGTCCGCTCGATCTCCCTGCGGCTCGGTGTGCCGTGGTACGCCTACGACACCCTCACGCTGACGGGCACCGTCTCCTCGGTCGAGGACGGTCTCGTCACCGTCGATGTCACCGGAACCAACAGCCTGGGCAAGCACATCACCGCCGTGGCGACGTTCGTGATCGGAGGTGCCGCATGA
- the kstD gene encoding 3-oxosteroid 1-dehydrogenase yields the protein MTEQEYDIVVVGSGAGGMTAAITAARKGADVVLIEKASRYGGSSARSGGGVWIPNNEALKAAGVDDSPEAARTYLHSIIGDDVPAEKIDAYIDRGPEMLSFVLRNSALELQWVPGYSDYYPEAPGGRAGGRSVEPVPFDGRRLGDDLALLEPDYARAPKNFVITQADYKWLNLLVRNPRGPLRAMRVGARFVWANLTKKHLLVRGQALMAGLRIGLRDAGVPLLLDTALTDLVVENGVVRGVEVVSNGEKRIIRARKGVILASGGFEHNAEMRAKYQRQPIGTEWTVGAKANTGDGILAGQKLGAAVDFMDDAWWGPSFTLTGGPWFALSERSLPGCLMVNSRGERFVNESAPYVEATHAMYGGEHGRGEGPAENIPCWLILDQRYRDRYSFAGITPRTPFPRRWLEAGVMVKANTIPELAEKLGVPADALVGTIERFNGFARKGKDEDFGRGESHYDHYYGDPRNKPNPSLGVVDKAPFYAFKVVPGDLGTKGGLVTDVAGRVLREDGSVIDGLYATGNVSSPVMGHTYAGPGATIGPAMTFGYLAALDILERTRDAHDDAVRESAETR from the coding sequence ATGACTGAGCAGGAGTACGACATCGTTGTCGTCGGCAGCGGTGCCGGCGGAATGACCGCTGCCATCACCGCCGCCCGCAAGGGGGCCGACGTGGTCCTGATCGAGAAGGCGTCGCGCTACGGCGGTTCGAGCGCCCGCTCCGGCGGCGGTGTGTGGATACCGAACAACGAGGCACTGAAGGCGGCGGGCGTCGACGACTCGCCCGAGGCCGCCCGCACCTACCTGCACAGCATCATCGGCGACGACGTCCCGGCCGAGAAGATCGACGCCTACATCGATCGCGGCCCCGAGATGCTCTCGTTCGTCCTGAGGAACAGCGCCCTCGAACTGCAGTGGGTGCCCGGATACTCCGACTACTACCCCGAGGCCCCGGGTGGACGCGCCGGCGGACGCTCGGTCGAACCGGTCCCCTTCGACGGCCGCCGGCTCGGCGACGATCTCGCGCTCCTCGAACCCGACTACGCCCGGGCTCCCAAGAACTTCGTCATCACCCAGGCCGACTACAAGTGGCTGAACCTGCTCGTCCGCAATCCCCGCGGTCCCCTGCGCGCCATGCGGGTCGGCGCCCGGTTCGTGTGGGCGAACCTCACCAAGAAGCACCTGCTCGTGCGCGGCCAGGCGCTCATGGCCGGCCTGCGCATCGGCCTGCGCGACGCGGGAGTACCGCTGCTGCTGGACACTGCCCTCACCGACCTCGTGGTCGAGAACGGCGTCGTGCGCGGCGTGGAGGTCGTCTCCAACGGTGAGAAGCGCATCATCCGCGCCCGCAAGGGCGTGATCCTGGCCAGCGGCGGGTTCGAGCACAACGCCGAGATGCGCGCGAAGTACCAGCGTCAGCCCATCGGCACCGAATGGACGGTCGGTGCGAAGGCCAACACCGGTGACGGCATCCTCGCCGGTCAGAAACTGGGAGCCGCAGTCGACTTCATGGACGACGCCTGGTGGGGACCGTCGTTCACCCTCACCGGCGGACCGTGGTTCGCACTGTCCGAACGCAGCCTTCCGGGCTGCCTGATGGTCAACTCCCGCGGCGAGCGGTTCGTGAACGAGTCCGCCCCCTACGTCGAGGCCACCCACGCGATGTACGGCGGCGAGCACGGCCGCGGCGAGGGCCCGGCCGAGAACATCCCGTGCTGGCTCATCCTCGACCAGCGCTACCGCGACCGCTACTCGTTCGCGGGCATCACCCCGCGCACGCCCTTCCCCCGTCGCTGGCTCGAGGCCGGCGTCATGGTCAAGGCGAACACGATCCCCGAACTCGCCGAGAAGCTGGGTGTGCCCGCCGACGCCCTCGTCGGGACCATCGAGCGTTTCAACGGTTTCGCTCGCAAGGGCAAGGACGAGGACTTCGGTCGCGGCGAATCCCACTACGACCACTACTACGGCGATCCGCGCAACAAGCCCAACCCGAGTCTCGGCGTCGTCGACAAGGCCCCCTTCTACGCCTTCAAGGTGGTCCCCGGCGATCTGGGCACCAAGGGTGGTCTGGTCACCGACGTCGCCGGCCGGGTGCTGCGCGAGGACGGCAGCGTGATCGACGGGCTGTACGCGACCGGCAACGTCAGCTCCCCGGTCATGGGCCACACCTACGCCGGCCCGGGCGCGACCATCGGCCCCGCGATGACCTTCGGTTATCTCGCAGCTCTCGACATTCTCGAGCGCACACGGGATGCTCACGACGACGCGGTGCGCGAGTCCGCCGAGACCCGCTGA
- a CDS encoding MaoC/PaaZ C-terminal domain-containing protein: MPVDPSVAIGAELPAQEFAWSSTDVQLYHLGLGAGARPTDPGELRYLHDKEPQVLPTFATVAATFHQVEPPRVSFPGIEIDLAKVVHGSQEVTVHGPIPPSGKGRTVTRIAEVWDKGKAAVIVQESVTEDLDGTPLWTSRSSIFARGEGGFGGERGPSESVELPDRAPDTELDVPTLPQQALLYRLCGDRNPLHSDPGFAAAAGFPAPILHGLCTYGIVCKAVTDALLDADASRVKGFRARFAGVVFPGETLRVRVWDEDDRKLITAAVVERDLAPALADVVLTVA, from the coding sequence GTGCCCGTCGATCCCTCCGTCGCCATCGGTGCCGAACTACCCGCCCAGGAGTTCGCCTGGAGCAGCACCGACGTCCAGCTCTACCACCTCGGGCTCGGTGCCGGCGCCCGTCCCACCGACCCCGGTGAACTGCGCTATCTCCACGACAAGGAGCCGCAGGTCCTCCCGACCTTCGCCACGGTCGCGGCGACCTTCCATCAGGTCGAGCCACCGCGGGTGTCCTTTCCCGGCATCGAGATCGACCTCGCGAAGGTGGTGCACGGCAGCCAGGAGGTGACGGTGCACGGCCCGATCCCGCCGTCGGGCAAGGGCCGCACCGTCACCCGCATCGCGGAGGTCTGGGACAAGGGCAAGGCCGCGGTGATCGTGCAGGAGTCGGTCACCGAGGATCTCGACGGCACCCCGCTGTGGACCTCGCGCTCGTCGATCTTCGCCCGTGGCGAGGGCGGTTTCGGCGGTGAACGCGGTCCGTCGGAGTCGGTGGAGCTGCCCGACCGGGCCCCCGACACCGAACTCGACGTGCCCACCCTCCCGCAACAGGCCCTGCTGTACCGGCTGTGCGGCGACCGGAATCCCCTGCACTCCGACCCCGGGTTCGCAGCCGCCGCGGGCTTCCCCGCACCGATCCTGCACGGGCTGTGCACCTACGGCATCGTCTGCAAGGCCGTCACCGACGCCCTCCTCGACGCCGACGCCTCCCGCGTGAAGGGCTTCCGGGCGCGGTTCGCCGGTGTCGTCTTCCCCGGCGAGACGCTGCGGGTGCGCGTGTGGGACGAGGACGACCGCAAACTGATCACCGCTGCGGTGGTCGAACGCGATCTCGCTCCCGCCCTCGCCGACGTGGTCCTCACCGTCGCCTGA